In Gemmata obscuriglobus, a single genomic region encodes these proteins:
- a CDS encoding transposase — protein sequence MILPPHQRVPRSQPHAPTDFARQVLEGLPLAHASLALFAYGVPDPVLADLYERHRGRGYEDVVTFAQLVTWIFDALIEHQGSGRQAHLRRHRQPDDGCHEAFYGKLRRIPRGLSEAFLRDVTDRFTALFPEVVAHRLPTSFDRLEVLILDGKSLKKVAKRLVDTRGTPGKLLGGKLLVAYRPRDGLVLDMAADLDGETNEAKLIPDLMPRVHARGGPAKLVVGDRLFCASKHFAEFTKDNGHFVVRYARTLSFEPDPKRPAVTTADPSQRAVVEEWGWAGKPKDKLRRYVRRITVARPVGEAITILTDLLDSAPYPATDLLDLYRIRWTIEGTFQKVTAIFALGRFIGSTPEATVFQASMCFVLANVVQVLQGYVVAKRKVTIDDLSTAQFCTDWHRQLAALKELVEVSMIVSLIPTDQTAESVGTLLDQLLGTMWKPGWDKTRNKAPRAHPHAAKQKGAHTSVQRRRQAHKPNEDP from the coding sequence GTGATTCTGCCACCTCATCAGCGCGTCCCACGCTCCCAACCGCACGCGCCCACGGACTTCGCGCGCCAGGTCCTGGAGGGCCTGCCACTGGCCCACGCGTCGCTCGCACTCTTCGCCTATGGCGTTCCCGACCCGGTCCTCGCGGACCTCTACGAGCGACATCGGGGACGCGGCTATGAGGACGTCGTGACCTTCGCCCAACTGGTCACCTGGATCTTCGATGCGCTCATCGAACACCAGGGCTCGGGGCGGCAGGCCCACCTGCGACGCCACCGGCAACCCGACGACGGGTGCCACGAAGCGTTCTACGGCAAGCTCCGGCGCATCCCCCGGGGCCTGAGCGAAGCGTTCCTGCGGGACGTCACCGACCGGTTCACCGCCCTGTTCCCCGAGGTCGTCGCGCACCGCCTTCCGACCTCCTTCGACCGCCTGGAGGTTCTGATCCTCGACGGCAAGAGTCTCAAGAAGGTGGCCAAGCGACTCGTCGACACGCGGGGCACACCGGGCAAGCTCTTGGGCGGAAAACTGCTCGTGGCGTACCGGCCCCGTGACGGGTTGGTGCTCGACATGGCGGCCGATCTCGATGGCGAAACCAACGAGGCCAAACTGATCCCCGATTTGATGCCCCGAGTGCACGCCCGAGGCGGTCCGGCGAAACTGGTGGTCGGGGATCGGTTGTTCTGTGCGTCGAAGCACTTCGCCGAGTTCACCAAGGACAATGGTCATTTCGTGGTGCGGTACGCGCGGACCCTGTCGTTCGAACCCGACCCGAAGCGCCCCGCGGTCACGACCGCGGACCCATCCCAACGAGCCGTGGTCGAAGAATGGGGGTGGGCCGGGAAGCCCAAGGACAAGCTCCGCCGGTACGTCCGGCGGATCACCGTCGCGCGCCCGGTGGGCGAAGCGATTACAATCCTCACGGACCTGCTCGATTCGGCCCCATACCCGGCGACCGATCTGTTGGACCTGTACCGCATCCGGTGGACCATCGAAGGCACGTTCCAAAAGGTGACGGCGATCTTCGCCCTGGGTCGGTTCATCGGTTCGACACCGGAGGCGACCGTGTTTCAGGCGTCGATGTGTTTCGTCCTCGCGAACGTGGTGCAGGTCCTCCAGGGCTATGTGGTTGCGAAGCGGAAGGTGACCATCGACGACCTCTCGACGGCGCAGTTCTGCACGGACTGGCATCGTCAGTTGGCCGCGCTCAAGGAGTTGGTCGAGGTGTCGATGATCGTGTCCCTGATCCCGACGGATCAGACGGCAGAGAGTGTGGGAACGTTGTTGGATCAGTTATTGGGCACGATGTGGAAGCCGGGCTGGGACAAGACACGCAACAAGGCGCCCCGTGCCCACCCGCACGCCGCGAAACAGAAGGGGGCACACACCTCCGTCCAACGGCGTCGACAAGCCCACAAGCCCAACGAGGATCCCTGA